One genomic region from Cryptococcus gattii WM276 chromosome C, complete sequence encodes:
- a CDS encoding uncharacterized protein (Similar to TIGR gene model, INSD accession AAW42493.1) codes for MSLAFRTILRTSIPRRSLVLARFNSSTAPKVPSSPIQQLYDLREIDRLTTSVGKSSRGGNHPSPLLMRALPAPWLSSSSPNLESQASESETSLHQCDEHEAAPLGPKHMSESFTSFDLPLASDAALFDRYVNTSGGFRMGKLLEHLDSLAGAVAYRHCLPPPKSGVSTASAFHNASSKAGLYLATASADRLDMFGRLNKDNVRDLKFSGFVTWTGNSSMEVVVKMEGSRPDTADWETLMLGRFAMVCRDSKTHKSRKIPALIVESEEEKILWAIGDEHQKRRKTRAMNALDKVPPSSEEATELHQLMLRVQEAKDGKINGQEIVQMEDTEIETVQLMHPQDRNLHGKVFGGILMRLAFELCFTNASLFAQGPLRFLALDQITFRLPVPIGAVLRLSSKIVHTTQPHEGPDGEAKVHVMVKAEVEEVETGSRRETNTFFFTMAKGGRQPLGRTVVPTTYNDAMFYLEGKRRVQIGDEMRRLYLGERAGAVGDAN; via the exons ATGTCCTTAGCATTCAGAACCATTCTCAGGACTAGTATACCTAGAAGGAGCCTCGTCTTGGCTAGGTTCAACTCTAGTACGGCTCCTAAGGTTCCGTCTAGCCCTATTCAGCAACTCTATGACCTACGAGAAATTGATCGTCTCACTACCTCTGTGGGAA AATCTTCTAGAGGTGGGAATCAcccctctcctctcctcaTGCGCGCTCTCCCGGCTCCTTGGCtgtcatcttcttcccccAATCTTGAGTCCCAAGCATCCGAGAGTGAGACTTCACTTCACCAATGTGATGAGCATGAGGCTGCACCTCTTGGACCTAAACATATGAGCGAAAGCTTTACTAGTTTTGATCTACCTTTGGCCAGCGATGCCGCTTTGTTTGATCGTTATGTTAATACTTCAGGAGGCTTCA GGATGGGAAAGCTTCTTGAAC ACCTTGATTCTCTTGCAGGTGCCGTTGCCTACAGACACTGTCTTCCACCTCCCAAAAGTGGAGTCAGCACTGCCTCTGCATTCCATAATGCCTCTTCCAAGGCTGGTCTCTATCTCGCTACAGCAAGCGCTGATAGGCTTGACATGTTCGGACGACTGAACAAGGACAATGTGCG TGATCTTAAGTTCTCCGGCTTCGTTACATGGACAGGCAATTCCAGTATGGAGGTAGTCGTTAAAATGGAAGGATCTCGTCCTGATACCGCCGATTGGGAAACATTGATGCTAGGCCGATTTGCCATGGTGTGCCGAGATTCAAAGACCCACAAGTCCAGGAAAATTCCCGCACTAATTGTTGAgtcggaagaagagaaaatCCTTTGGGCGATTGGCGATGAGCATcagaaaagaagaaagacTAGGGCCATGAACGCTTTGGACAAGGTCCCA CCATCATCTGAAGAGGCCACTGAACTTCATCAACTTATGCTCAGGGTCCAAGAAGCCAAGGATGGCAAAATCAACGGACAAGAGATTGTGCAGATGGAAGATACCGAG ATTGAGACTGTTCAGCTTATGCATCCGCAAGACAGAAACCTGCATGGGAAAGTCTTTGGTGGCATTTTGATGAGGCTT GCATT TGAGCTCTGCTTCACGAATGCCTCCCTTTTTGCCCAAGGTCCTTTGAGGTTTTTGGCCCTTGACCAAATTACCTTCCGACTGCCAGTACCCATTGGTGCGGTGCTTCGGCTGTCTTCTAAGATTGTACACACCACCCAGCCTCATGAAGGACCAGACGGAGAAGCAAAAGTTCATGTCATGGTAAAAGCTGAGGTTGAAGAGGTTGAGACTGGG TCTCGACGAGAAACGAATACATTTTTCTTCACCATGGCAAAGGGAGGGCGGCAGCCACTTGGGAGAACGGTCGTCCCTACCACTTACAATGATGCAATGTTCTATCTGGAAGGCAAGAGAAGAGTGCAAATTGGAGACGAGATGAGGAGATTATATCTCGGTGAAAGGGCAGGCGCGGTTGGAGACGCTAATTAA
- a CDS encoding protein kinase regulator, putative (Similar to TIGR gene model, INSD accession AAW42725.1) translates to MAAVISPTKASPPVSVLQWDEDAVVSYLSNIGLGQYEAAIHEHGIAGDVLVALDHGTLQDMGMSSVGHRLTLLRAVYELKMEEGLEIGEDEWRPPEIEDRDRLEAGRLLEIVRQQQERLSLIERDHDLLRAALEERGISVPYAQYASEETLSGSISKQPNELERSNSYKWRDFKDSDNAGPAPSTSRPRPEQLFPASLASSALASSLNAPLSSNSATFQDSSTPTTSNHNYVDSPTASGTDRRDGRSVNRVLAESSNLASSTSSSPSMAPPALSSQSLSASSTKPSSYPSVSASAPIPGPLSHSISPSDKERSRAKDAARSAAKSFRVTLEDPCWKVLPAALKKYKINDDWRLYALFICYDNTGESTERCLSYDEKPLLLFQKLKETGHKPVFMLRHIKDIKSPVYVAHTKQAQKLGLPPNTTAILLPKIKPATDASLSPTKPNTFKPAIPRTEDGQTPNGTAFPELPSPGLRDGDVGGRTSNGQLADPDGSVVNVTYGVAIYPYCRDREDEFDVPVGSTYVIRSKNKGWYIVNRDPDATGIPNNYTQGWVPAGCLLELNQPMSIISPSSDGQIAPYPGLAPLPPSHIISSSYAGFVLMDYDSKGDDELTLKEGEKVRVYKKYCHWSYVIRNDTGERGWVPAWFVGKTSITISAGLREAETAVKPKPSSGPKPTDIKLDQGAIDGEANDDKSKDEAGEK, encoded by the exons ATGGCGGCAGTCATCTCCCCTACAAAGGCTTCACCACCTGTTTCTGTACTACAGTGGGACGAAGACGCAGTCGTATCATACCTTTCCAATATCGGCCTTGGACAATATGAGGCGGCAATACATG AACATGGAATTGCAGGTGACGTCCTTGTCGCGCTCGATCATGGAACTCTTCAAGATATGGGAATGTCGAGCGTCGGTCATCGATTAACGCTTCTACGAGCTGTCTATGAATTGAAAATGGAGGAAGGGCTAGAAATAGGAGAAGACGAATGGAGACCACCAG AAATAGAAGATCGCGACCGTCTGGAGGCCGGGAGACTGCTGGAGATCGTACGGCAGCAAC AGGAAAGGCTATCCCTGATAGAAAGAGATCATGATTTGCTGAGAGCTGCTTtggaggagagagggaTATCTGTGCCGTATGCTCAGTATGCTTCTGAGGAAACTTTATCCGGGTCTATATCTAAACAACCGAATGAACTCGAAAGATCAAACAGCTACAAGTGGAGAGATTTTAAGGATAGTGACAATGCAGGCCCTGCTCCG AGCACCTCAAGGCCGCGTCCTGAACAACTTTTCCCGGCCTCTTTAGCATCCTCCGCCCTTGCCTCATCCCTTAACGCACCTCTTTCATCAAACTCTGCCACTTTCCAAGATAGCTCCACCCCGACAACCTCTAATCACAACTATGTGGACTCTCCCACAGCAAGTGGCACTGACAGAAGAGACGGTCGGTCAGTAAATAGAGTCCTTGCGGAATCGTCAAATCTCGCCAGCAGCACCTCCAGCTCCCCCAGCATGGCACCACCTGCATTGTCATCACAATCCCTTTCCGCCTCTTCTACCAAACCCTCGTCATATCCTTCCGTATCAGCTTCGGCTCCTATCCCAGGACCGTTAAGTCATTCCATAAGCCCATCAGATAAAGAGAGATCGAGAGCAAAGGATGCTGCGAGGAGTGCCGCCAAATCTTTCAGAGTGACTTTAGAGGATCCCTGCTGGAAAGTGTTGCCTGCAGCTTTGAAAAAATATAAGATTAATGATGATTGGCGACTATATGCGTTATTCATCTGTTATGACAATACGGGGGAGTCCACGG AACGGTGCCTGAGTTACGATGAGAAACCGTTGTTACTGTTTCAGAAGCTGAAAGAAACAGGCCACAAACCAGTCTTCATGCTTCGCCACATA AAAGATATAAAATCACCAGTATACGTCGCCCACACAAAACAAGCTCAAAAGCTTGGTCTTCCTCCCAACACCACAGCTATTCTCCTCCCAAAGATAAAACCTGCCACTGACGCCTCCTTGTCCCCAACGAAACCCAACACTTTCAAACCTGCTATTCCTCGTACAGAAGATGGGCAAACACCGAACGGAACAGCTTTCCCGGAATTACCGAGCCCGGGGCTTAGAGATGGAGATGTAGGAGGACGCACGTCAAATGGGCAGCTGGCCGATCCGGATGGTTCGGTGGTAAATGTGACATACGGAGTGGCTATCTACCC ATATTGTCGAGATCGAGAAGACGAGTTCGACGTGCCTGT AGGGTCGACATATGTCATTCGTTCTAAAAATAAGGGTTGGTATATTGTCAATCGAGATCCTGATGCGACTGGTATACCTAATAACTATACACAAGGCTGGGTACCAGCAG GATGTCTGCTTGAGCTCAATCAACCCATGTCGATTATCTCACCTTCATCTGACGGACAAATCGCCCCCTACCCCGGTTTAGCTCCGCTTCCACCTTCTCATATCATTTCAAGTAGTTATGCCGGGTTCGTGTTGATGGATTATGACTCAAAAGGGGATGACGAATTGACGCTgaaagagggagagaaggtGAGGGTCTACAAGAAGTACTGTCATTG GAGCTATGT AATTCGTAACGACACTGGCGAGCGAGGCTGGGTCCCTGCATGGTTTGTTGGGAAGACCTCCATTACCATCTCAGCTGGTTTGCGCGAAGCCGAAACTGCTGTTAAACCTAAGCCGTCTTCAGGACCAAAGCCTACAGACATCAAGCTGGACCAAGGAGCAATTGATGGTGAGGCAAACGACGATAAGAGCAAAGATGAGGCTGGGGAAAAATGA